The Anas acuta chromosome 2, bAnaAcu1.1, whole genome shotgun sequence genomic interval AGCGCTGTATGGGAATCAGTGTATGTAAATGTACCAGTGACCTCCAGTGGCATAAGCAGTATCATTGCTATCCTAAAACCATCCCAGCATGTCCTGAAGGCATCCAGTGCTTACTCCTGGCTGCCCCCATCCCTCTGCATGATGagaggaatcacagaatcccagaaccATCTAGACTGGAAGAGCCCTCCAGGATCACCCAGTCCATCCTCTGAgctaacactaaccagtcctccactaaaccatatcacagaatcacagaatttctaggttggaagagacctcaagatcatcgagtccaacctctaacctaacactaacagtccccactaaaccatgtccctaaactctacatctaaacgtcttttaaagacttccagggatggtgactccaccacttccctgggcagcccgttccagtgcctaaaaaccctttcagtaaagaagttcttcctaacatccaacctaaaactcccctggcgcaactttagcccattccccctcgtcctgtcaccaggcacatgggagaacaggccaacccccacctcgctacagcctcctttaaggtatctgtagagagcgataaggtcgcccctgagcctcctcttctccaggctgaacaagcccagctccctcagccgctcctcaaaGGGAAGGGGCAGAAGAAGTGTGTTGGAGGGGTTGGGGGCTGTGTGCCACAAACTGCTGGAGACTCTGAGGGCcccaacacatttcctgggggTACGGAATACTTCTGCTGACCTGGAAGAAGGCTTGAAATGCAAGCAGCCCTGTAATAATTCTGCACCGCTTGCTTAGAATGGCAAGAAAATGAGCATTTAACCTTAGGATTACGGCAAAATGCAGGCCCTGTGTGCACCTCCACCCGGGGCGTGTCTCTTGCTGTGttaagagcagcagcagtggtgtGGGTAGGGGGGGTCGCCACAAGAACAAGCCAAGGCTGGGcctgctcccctcctctgccacactttttcatttccagCCAATTTTTGCATTCAAACACTGGAGCACAGGCAAGGGGGCCCGGGGAAGCACGCTGGGTTagaagcagagcagcactgcGAGGCTCATGCTGAAATGCAGACAGCGAAGTGGACAACTAACCCCAAAGTCACACCTCCAGAGCTGCACAGGATCGAAACCAAGATCTGTGCTGGTGCATGGGTATTTGTAGGCTGCCGAGTGTCCGTGCCAGGAGGCTGGATACTCTCCTGTGCCTGCACCAGTGCCGGGCACAGTGGTGCCAGCAGCCATAGCCGTGCTCCAGGCTGCCAGTGCCAACGCTGCCACCAACGCCACTGCCAATGCTGCTGCCACTTCATGGTGGCTGCGAGGGTTCCATGGGGACACTGCCTCTGCTTCAGTGCGGCCACGCTGGGTGTAGATGGTGAGGCCAGCACGGAAGCTGCTTGAAGACACGGGTTGGTGGCGAAACTCTGTGCCACTGGGAGGGTTTCAAGGTGGCCCAGGGCACGCGTGTGCCTtggtgctgcaggagcctcATGGGGAGGGTGCTGCTCTCTCCTGCAGCCACCCAGGGACCTGGTGTAGAGGCCATCCCTTTAAAAGATCAAAACCTAAAACCATTTTCATGGTGATTTGCAAAGCGAGTAACTGGTAAGTGCTTCACATCCGTGAGTTGTACATTAACTTGGCAGTTTGGTTTCACGCTCAGTACATAACCAGTATGTGCTCATTGATTACTGATAAGCTTTTGCTCagtcaggcaaaaaaaaaaaaaaaaaaaaaaaggaaaaggagaaatcaatgtctggtcaaataaaattgtacctATACGGTATAGAAGAGCGTCAAGTAGGTTGTGAATCTGTAGTATTAAACCAGTGAGGAAACAGGGAGAAATCAGGTGTCGGGAAATAGGGGACATAGGGCTATGGTAAACTTGTGCTGTGCACTCCCGCTTGCAGgatatgaaaaacaaagttgtgtttttgcagtagagaattacttttctgtattccaaggtagttgtgtagtcataataaggagaaatgctaagtacaTGTAGGTAAGTGAACAGTAGAAAGCCTCACTGTTACTAAATAAGGtggaagcttgagaaaaacaggatgaacaGTGTGGGAatagtaaaacaaagatcacaggttcttaaaacataagaaaaaaaaaaaaggaaaagggagaaattaaagggctgaaagaaagaagaattgtACATGTATGGTATAAAGGAGTGTTGAGTAGCTTGTGAACTTGTAGTACTCAGagaatgaggaaacaggggaggcaATGACATgtcgggtaatagggaataaaaggttatgatgTGTTAACTATAATGTGCTCCTAATTGGCAGGACGCCTGCCACTGCAGtcatgaataaaatagcttcacagaacatcctgtctgaagaaaattatttgagatttttctcacaaggATGCCCACCATTGCAATCGTGATTAAAACAGCTTCATGGAAGGTCCCATCtaagaaaattattgagattATTATCACACCATCAATAGATAAAAGGGGTTAGGGTGCTTCATTGGGGAACACCACCAAGGACTCCCACAGAAAGGAAGGCATGTGCAGGAGGGCCTGAAAAGGAGCCATTAAGAATGATGCCGCGTGAGCACAAAACTCAGGTAGATTAGAATGAATTTGTATTAGATCGCTAGAAGAGTCATGAATTTCATGTCTCCATGTAGCCAGGAAGTCGACATTGGCTGTGCTTGATCTGTGGAAACTGCACCGAGCTCTGAGGCCTGAATAAAAGCAATCTCTCTCCTGAGTGCGTGCGAATTGGCTTACTGCACACCGGGTGAAggatcatagagtcatagaatggttgCGGTTGGGAGGaactttaaagatcatccaacTCTACCCCCCTGAAACAGACAAGGCTGCCTCCCCCCAGATgaggttggccaaggccccatccagcctggccttgaacacctccagggatggggcatccacagattctctgggcagcctgtgccattGCCTCACTACACCGACAGTGAAGtgtttcctcctaatgtctagcctcaaactgttttcttttagtttaagaccattcccccttgtcctccaccaccaccccaggtccttctcctcagggctgctctcaatccactcCCCACCCaacctgtatttgtgcttggaatTTCCTCAGCCCAGATtaaggaccttgcacttggcctggttgaacctcatgaggccCGTAcaggcccacttctcaagcctgtccaggtccctctggatggcatcccgtCCCTGCAGGGTAGCAGCTACACCACCCAGCTCAGTGTTGTCAGCAAACTTGCTAAGGGTGCCTCAATTTCACTGTCCGTGTCACTGATGTTTAAATAGTACCAGTCCCACTACTGGGAAGAAACAACccaaagtatcagtacaggctgggggatgacccactggagaggagctctaggagaaggacctgggggtcccggtggacgacaggttgaccatgagccagcactcTGCCCctgtggccaagagggctaatgggatcctagcgtgcattaaaaggagcatggccagcaggtcgagggaggtgatcctccctctctattctgccctggtcaggcctcccctggagtactgtgtccacttctgggctccccggtagaagaaagaaagggatctcctggaaagagtccagcggagggccacaaagatgatacggggcctggagcatcttcactgtgaggagaggctaagagaactggggctgttcagcctggagaagagaggactgagaggggatctcctctatgtatataaatatctgaggggtgggagaCAGAAGGgtgtagccaacctcttctcagtggtttgtggggataggacaaggggctATGGCTGCAAGTTACAGCACAGGACATTCCGTactgacatgtgaaagaacttcttcatggtgaggatGACGGAGcattagaacaggctgcccagggaggttgtggagtttccttctctggagacattcaaggcccgtctggacgcccacctgggcagcctgctctgaggaacctgctttggcaggggggttggacctgatgatctttcgaggtcccttccaacccctacagttctgtgattctgtgatttatggATCCTCCTTCgtgcccttcttgaagaccggagtgatGTTGGCtgtcctccagtcttcaggcacctctcctgttctctaggacctagtcttccttttactgtttacatactttaaacaaacaaacaaacaaacaacttcttagtatcctttatctcttttgcaagcttcatctctaggtgggctttggccttccttgtcgcatccctgcaggccctgacaacacttctatactcctcccacACCCTTTTAAGGGGAGTTCCTCTAATTAGACTGGGGTTGGGGTGATGTTCAAACACAACTTAGCAGGGGCCATCCCTTTAAAAGATCAAAACCTGAAATCTTTTTCATGATGATTTGTAATTGCAAAGTGAGTAACTGGTACATGCTTCACATCCGTGAGGTGTACATTAACTTGGCAGTTTGGTTTTACGCTCAGTACATAACCAGTATGTGTGCATTGTTTACTGATACGCTTTTGCTCAGCCAGGTCCAACGCCTCCCGGGCACACCTTGTTCTGAATTCAGGACTTGCAAGTCCTCCctgagggggaggaaggggttGCTTTCCTATCTGCACCTGGCAGACTTTGTTATTTACCATCTCAATACTAGCCTACATTGCAGCTACAGTGAAATTGTCTGAAATTGATACCACGGCAGCCTGTACCAGGGCTTCAGCACCCACCCAGCACAGACATGAGACCAGGGAGCTGCCCTTTGAGCGAGAGCTCAGGAGCAGCCCCACGTCCACAGAGCACGGCCCTGGGCTCCGGCAGGGCGATGCTGCTGGATGTCCTGCCCTCATGGCACTGCATTCGGGACCTGTCCAGCTCCAGGCATGTGCCAGCAGGAGCCCCAGGCCTTGTGCCCAGCGCAGCGCACGGGCAGGCCGAGAGCCGGCATGGCTCTgccctctgctgtgctgctcccacTGAGCTGCAGGCCGGGGAGGAAAGCCAAGTGTCCCCTGCTCCATGGCACCCAGGCAGCTCTTGGGGACATTGGCTGTGGGGAAGGGAGCCGGGGCAGGCACCAGCCATAAGGCAGGCACGACTAGGCCCAGAGATCAGCTCAGttcctgcagctggcagggcaCGGCTTGGCTTGGCATGGCAAGTGGGGCTCTGCCATCCTCCTCTCCTGCCGCACACATGGATGCACAGGGACCGAGTGTGGGGCCAAGGGCAGGGCTGTGCAttcctgctggctgccaggggCCCACATCCGTACCTCAGAGCGCTCCGTGTGCAGGAAGACATGGGCACCCGTTCAATTGCTCAGCAAGGACAATGAGGTGCTGGTGTTGACCGAAAAAGTGGATCCTTtctctatgaagaaaggctgagagagaagggtatgttcagcctgcagaagaggaggctctgggAACATCTCATTGGAACCTTTCAGAGCTTAAAGTGGTTTAATAAagaggatggagaaaaaaaaatatattcatgtgGATTATGctggacaagggggaatggtcttaaaataaaagaaaatagctttaggctagacattaggaggaaacgCTTCACTGTCGGTGTAGTGAGGCaatggcacaggctgcccagagaagctgtggatgccccatccctggaggtgttcaaggccaggctggatgggccTCGGCCAACCTCATCCGGTGAGAGGCAGTCTTGTCTGTTTCAGGGGGTTGGagttggatgatctttaaggtccctcccaaccccaaccattctatgactctatgatccTTCACCCGGTGTGCAATAAGCCCATTCGCACGCACTCAGGAGAGAGATTGCTTTTATTCAGGCCTCAGAGCTCGGTGCACTTTCCACAGATCAAGCACAGCCAATGTCGACTTCCTGGCTCCATGGAGACATTAAATTCATGACTATTCTAGCGATCTAATACAAATTCATTCGAATCTACCTGAGTTTTGTGCTCATGCGGCATCATTCTTAATGGCTCCTTTTAGGGCCCGTCTGCGCATGCCTTCCTTTCTGTGGGGGTCCTTGGTGGTGTTCCCCGATGAAGCACCCTAACCCCTTTTATCCATCGATGGCCACATGTCACCGAAGCGCAACCTCAGGCTACTTGCTATTGGCAACTTTCCTTGGTTTCTCCCAGAAGGAGCATTCTGTCCCTAAACAAAGGGAGCCTAGGTTAAAagttaaacatattttttgccCTCTCCTACACATATGATAACTGATTAAAGGGAAGCTCAATAATAATAGACAATTCCTCTTCGTTTCCAAGGGAGAGTTGGTTCCATTACACTGGGACTTGGGGGTCCCGTCTGTGTGTGTGAACGCCTGGTGGGGTGCCCAGAGTCTGGACACAAGGGTATgggcactgctggaggcacaAGGATGCCCGCTGAGACATcaggaaagtctttttttgctgtgtgtgtgtctgagcgctggcacaggctgcccagagcagtgctggggtccccatccctggagatgtccAACACCCAGTGGACACGGTCCTGGGCAGCCAGTGCTGGGGACCCTGCCTGGGCAGGGACAGAACACGCGGGGTGCAGAGGGGCCTCCAGCCCCAGACGTTCAGTGGCTCTGTGGTGCTGGGATTCATCACAGCCGTGCGATAAGGATACCCAGGGTGATCACAATAATGATGAGGACAATTAGCGCACAAGCCAGGACAACTCTCCGGGATGGCCTCCAGCTGAATCGCGCGCTCTTTATCCTGCCTACTCTGTACCTCGCCATGTGATACTCCACCTTCTCTTCTGTTAAATTGGGCTCCAGGTACATCTCATTGCTGTAGTACCTGTCCCCATTCACCCGCACCATGCAGCGGACCATCCCCATCAGCTCCATGACCTGGTGGTCCCGTTCGGCTCCAACTGCCCGGTTGTTGAAGCCGCAGTATCTGTTCCCACATCTCTCGATCAGTTTGTGGAGTGCTTTGTTGTCAGTACAGGACACATAGTCGTGCAGAGATCTCTCCCCCAGCTCTTCCGCACGGGTGAATATGACAATCGTGTGCTGCAAAACATCAGCTCCAAAGATGTCCTGCAGTCTCTCTGCGGCCTCCTCGTCCTCCTTGGTGAATCGGCCCAGCTGGGTCACCAGCAGCAGCGCGTGGGGGCCCGGGGAGGACAGCCTGATGCAGTGGACAATTTCTTGGCACACCTCACTGCTGACACCTCCGGGGTTGAAAATGTCGGCCGTGTCAACCACCGTGAAGTCCTCGCCATCCCAGTGCCCCTGTGCTTTCACACAGCTCACGGTAACTGGCTGGTGGGACAGCTTGGACTCAAAGACACGCTTCCCGAGGAGGGTGTTCCCCGTGGCGCTTTTCCCCCCACCAGCCTTCCCGGCCAGGATCAGCCTCATCTCCAAGCCCCCGCCGACCCCGGGCTGCATGTAGACACGATGGATGGCCACGGCCTGGCTGCAGAGACAAAAGCAGACACCCAGGGCTCCGTCAGCAGGCACCCAGATGCTGGGAGCATCACTGACAGCAGAAGGGATTTTCATTAAAAGCGGGGATGGTTTCGAATCCTCGCTGCTGGCCTCTGGAGGCTGTGGGGCTCTGTGTGCCCCCACTGTGGGAAGGGgttgggggctgcagctgggtcaGGCTGCAGTGGCACCGGGACAGAGTGGGTCCCCCCTCTTGCCTGGACATCAGAGCAAGAGCAGCGCAACCGGCATCTGTGGATTGCACTGCCGTGTGTGCAGTCATAGCAGTGCACGGACAACAGCAAGgaacagaaattcaaaataacAGCTGGATCCGTGAGGTGCTGCGGGGAAACAGAGCCGCTGGTCTGTTTCCTGTCTCAGCCTCAGTCTGCGCAGGAATACAGGCACGGGGGAAGGCAGCGGGGTGGCAGGGACCCTCGGGTAGTGGCAAGAACGCTTGGGGTGGAGACACTCATGCAGCTGGGGCCCCGCATGGGGCTGAGCCTGGTGCCCAGGGAATcccccgggctggggctggggccatGCCAAGCATGGGGAGTGAGGAGTAGGGAGAAGGGAAAtacaggaggggacagggggaaGAGCCACttccctgccccgctgccctgcACCAGGTCCCCAGGCCCCCTCGGAGCCCTCCCCGCCAGCACGGAGCCTCGCGGCCCCTGGCCTCCCGCCCGTACCTTCCTGCACGTCCTGCGCTGGCGTTCGCCTTATCCCCACGGGATGCTCACAGCCACCAGGAAGTGACAGCGGTGACGGCCGGTGTCAGCCTGGAGAACTGTGCTCATGCCACAAGGGCAGCACCGGCTCCTCCCGCACCAGCCCCCAGCTTGGTTTCGATTCTGTGCAGCCCTGGAGGTTCAGACAGCTCTAACGCTACCTCCTGTACTTCCTCCAGAAACAATCCAGCCTCAGAGTTATTTAACTTCCGCGATCACATGTGTTTAGTTTTCAagcagttcctgctgctggtgggactGGAGGCAGAGCCCTGACAGAAGAAGGGGCAGGAGAcgaggcagctgcagcctgcaccGCGGTCAGGGGCTGGGACGGACCCCACACACCGCTCAGGCTCAGGGCTGGAGGTTCAGGTGCCGGATGAGGGCACTGAACTGACGGCGATTCTGGCGGGAGGCTCCTGCTCTAGTTAGGGGCCGTGCAAATCCTCTGCGAGCTCGGCAGGTTTCCCAAAGCACTGCAAGGGTTGCCAGTGACTGAGCTGAGttcccctgccagctcctcgTTCCCCAAAGCATCGGGATCCCCTCCCAAGCTGAGGAGGAGCAGCCCTTGCCCGGGCTGTCCCCATTTGCCACCACGGTGCAGCGAGGCCCAGCCACGCTCCCCTGCCCCTGCGGCCCCTGCTCCTGGGCTGTGCGGGGCTGGCAGAAACGTGCCCTGCCCCTGGCAGGGGGTGCGGGGCTGCCAaacgctgctccctgcctcacGGGGTGCGCAGCCATCCTGTGGGTGCGTGTGTTTACCCTCGGCTATACAACCACTTCCTGCATGCACACACTCAGGCAGCCCGCACACACCAGATGTTTTAGTGACCCGAAGGTCGCACATGCAAAAGATGACCGAAGAAGACCGGGAAATCTACCCCAGCAGATCC includes:
- the LOC137851953 gene encoding GTPase IMAP family member 1-like isoform X2 — its product is MQPGVGGGLEMRLILAGKAGGGKSATGNTLLGKRVFESKLSHQPVTVSCVKAQGHWDGEDFTVVDTADIFNPGGVSSEVCQEIVHCIRLSSPGPHALLLVTQLGRFTKEDEEAAERLQDIFGADVLQHTIVIFTRAEELGERSLHDYVSCTDNKALHKLIERCGNRYCGFNNRAVGAERDHQVMELMGMVRCMVRVNGDRYYSNEMYLEPNLTEEKVEYHMARYRVGRIKSARFSWRPSRRVVLACALIVLIIIVITLGILIARL
- the LOC137851953 gene encoding GTPase IMAP family member 1-like isoform X1 — protein: MLTPQSLRVYSSQAVAIHRVYMQPGVGGGLEMRLILAGKAGGGKSATGNTLLGKRVFESKLSHQPVTVSCVKAQGHWDGEDFTVVDTADIFNPGGVSSEVCQEIVHCIRLSSPGPHALLLVTQLGRFTKEDEEAAERLQDIFGADVLQHTIVIFTRAEELGERSLHDYVSCTDNKALHKLIERCGNRYCGFNNRAVGAERDHQVMELMGMVRCMVRVNGDRYYSNEMYLEPNLTEEKVEYHMARYRVGRIKSARFSWRPSRRVVLACALIVLIIIVITLGILIARL